A genomic region of Clarias gariepinus isolate MV-2021 ecotype Netherlands chromosome 23, CGAR_prim_01v2, whole genome shotgun sequence contains the following coding sequences:
- the rhol gene encoding rhodopsin, like, translating to MNGTEGPDFYIPMSNVTGVVRSPHEYPQYYLAEPWVFSFISVYMFFLILIGIPVNFFTLCVTVMHKNLRTPIYYILVNMAVADLLVLLVSFPFTTHAAMHGYFVRGQVGCNFEAFFGVHGTHISLWSLVVLAVERCMVSCRPGIDIRFRRRFVVKAIGFTWLMAFSCSLPPLFEWSRYIPEGLQCSCGVDFYTLKPDLFNESFVNYMFTVHLIVPLMVITVCFCRLLCIVNNDAIDKNERDANRWTVVMTLGFFILWLPYSSIGWQVFKNQGSAFSPLALTLTSFLAKGSVLYSPLICICMDKQLRQCMVTTLCQGKNPFSDDVGASNTKSTSASSSSVVPA from the coding sequence ATGAATGGCACAGAGGGCCCAGATTTCTACATCCCAATGTCCAACGTGACTGGGGTTGTCAGGAGTCCTCACGAGTATCCTCAGTACTACCTGGCCGAGCCATGGGTGTTCTCATTCATCAGTGTCTACATGTTCTTCCTTATCCTTATCGGTATTCCCGTCAACTTCTTCACACTCTGCGTCACGGTCATGCACAAGAACCTGCGCACTCCAATCTACTACATCCTGGTAAACATGGCTGTGGCTGACCTTCTTGTCCTCCTGGTCAGCTTTCCTTTTACGACACATGCGGCCATGCATGGATACTTTGTCCGCGGACAGGTGGGATGCAATTTTGAAGCCTTCTTCGGAGTCCACGGTACCCACATTTCGTTATGGTCCTTGGTCGTCCTAGCTGTCGAGAGGTGCATGGTGTCCTGTCGACCAGGTATAGACATTCGCTTCCGCCGGAGGTTTGTGGTTAAGGCTATTGGCTTCACCTGGCTTATGGCTTTCAGCTGTTCTTTGCCTCCTCTGTTCGAGTGGTCACGTTACATCCCTGAGGGTTTGCAGTGCTCATGCGGTGTTGACTTCTACACCCTGAAGCCTGACCTCTTCAACGAGTCCTTCGTTAACTACATGTTCACTGTGCACCTTATCGTTCCGTTAATGGTCATCACTGTGTGCTTTTGCAGATTGCTGTGCATCGTTAATAACGATGCGATTGATAAGAATGAGCGAGATGCCAACCGCTGGACAGTTGTCATGACTTTGGGATTTTTCATCTTATGGCTGCCATACTCTAGCATCGGCTGGCAGGTCTTCAAAAACCAAGGGAGTGCTTTTAGTCCCTTGGCCTTGACACTGACCTCATTCCTTGCCAAGGGTTCGGTTCTGTACAGTCCTCTCATTTGCATTTGCATGGACAAGCAGCTCCGTCAGTGCATGGTCACCACACTGTGCCAAGGAAAGAATCCTTTCTCAGATGACGTCGGAGCCTCAAACACCAAGTCCACGTCTGCTTCGTCCAGCTCGGTGGTTCCTGCATAA